A stretch of the Photobacterium toruni genome encodes the following:
- the ccoO gene encoding cytochrome-c oxidase, cbb3-type subunit II, with protein MLNKDFTQSVFILIISTVIVASISFLVWVLPAFFYQNKLIAESSAKPLTALEVEGRDTYISEGCHTCHTMMVRPLDAEVKRYGRYSKESDDIYEFPNLWGSKRTGPDLTNLGRKYSDQWHAIHLNNPRDVVPTSIMPAYPWLFEQVLDGEDTTAKLKALRILGVPYNDKEIQQARLAVKGHTKAEALIAYLQSLGHDQGVQQ; from the coding sequence ATGCTTAATAAAGATTTCACACAATCGGTGTTTATCTTAATTATTTCCACCGTCATTGTTGCCAGTATTTCTTTTCTTGTTTGGGTACTGCCTGCATTCTTTTATCAGAATAAACTTATTGCAGAATCCAGTGCCAAACCACTAACGGCGCTAGAAGTTGAAGGTCGTGATACCTATATCAGTGAAGGTTGTCACACCTGCCATACTATGATGGTGCGACCTCTAGATGCAGAAGTAAAACGTTATGGTCGCTATAGCAAAGAAAGTGATGATATTTATGAATTTCCTAATTTATGGGGATCGAAACGTACAGGTCCTGATCTCACCAATCTGGGACGTAAGTACTCTGATCAATGGCATGCGATACATCTAAATAATCCTCGTGATGTTGTGCCCACCTCAATCATGCCAGCCTATCCATGGTTATTTGAACAAGTGCTCGATGGTGAAGATACAACAGCTAAGCTCAAAGCATTACGCATTCTTGGTGTACCTTATAATGACAAAGAAATACAACAAGCTCGCCTTGCCGTCAAAGGCCATACCAAAGCTGAAGCGCTGATTGCTTATTTGCAAAGTCTGGGACACGATCAGGGAGTACAGCAATGA
- the ccoN gene encoding cytochrome-c oxidase, cbb3-type subunit I has product MDIQYNYKVVKFFMVTSVIWGLVAMTIGVILAGQLYWPALNLNSEYFQFGRLRPLHTNGIIFGFVVNILMGTSLYIVQRTCKVPLFNYSLSWFVYYGWQLVLILAVITLPLGFTTSKEYAELEWPIDILIAVVWVLYAILFFGTIAKRTVSHIFVANWFYGAFILVIAMIFIVNNLELPVTLWKSYSIYSGAEDAIVQWWWGHNAVGFLLTAGIIGMNYYFIPKISNRPIYSYRLSVIHFWGLVGFYTWAGTHHLIYSSVPDWLQNLGIVMSLILWLPSWGGAFNSIMTLLSNKPKLKHDYIMWFFFSAIVYYALATFEGPLLAIRWFNMIAHNTDWIIGHVHSAALGWVGMSAIAVFYYFIPRLWGHQQLWSNRLVKWHFWFAHTGILIYAVALWIAGIGQGYMWLQQQPNGSLTYSFVEAMNFSSPWMLARFIGGVSFVFGLVLMIYNLYRTLKQPLITPSSTEEINEHA; this is encoded by the coding sequence ATGGATATTCAATACAATTATAAAGTTGTTAAATTCTTCATGGTAACCAGTGTTATCTGGGGTCTGGTTGCCATGACAATAGGCGTTATTCTTGCTGGACAACTCTACTGGCCTGCTCTTAATTTAAACTCTGAATATTTTCAGTTTGGTCGTTTGCGCCCATTGCATACTAACGGTATTATTTTTGGTTTTGTTGTCAATATCTTAATGGGGACTTCACTTTATATCGTACAGAGAACCTGTAAAGTTCCCTTATTTAACTACAGCCTATCATGGTTTGTTTATTATGGTTGGCAACTTGTATTAATCCTTGCCGTTATTACACTACCACTTGGTTTTACCACCTCAAAAGAATATGCCGAACTTGAATGGCCGATTGATATTTTAATAGCTGTAGTTTGGGTTTTATATGCCATTTTGTTTTTTGGCACGATAGCTAAAAGAACTGTATCCCATATTTTTGTAGCTAATTGGTTTTATGGTGCATTTATTTTAGTTATTGCGATGATTTTTATCGTCAATAATCTTGAACTACCCGTGACCTTGTGGAAATCATATTCTATATATTCAGGCGCCGAAGATGCTATTGTGCAATGGTGGTGGGGGCACAATGCCGTCGGCTTCCTTCTTACAGCAGGTATTATTGGAATGAACTACTATTTTATTCCTAAAATATCCAACCGCCCTATTTACTCTTACCGTTTATCTGTTATTCACTTTTGGGGCTTAGTCGGCTTTTATACGTGGGCAGGTACACACCATCTTATTTATTCATCTGTTCCCGATTGGCTTCAAAACCTTGGGATCGTAATGTCACTCATTCTATGGCTTCCTTCTTGGGGGGGCGCATTTAATAGCATTATGACCTTATTAAGTAATAAACCTAAACTTAAGCATGACTACATTATGTGGTTCTTTTTCTCTGCTATTGTCTATTATGCGCTAGCGACATTTGAAGGCCCACTACTGGCTATTCGTTGGTTTAATATGATTGCGCATAATACGGATTGGATTATTGGCCATGTACATTCAGCCGCATTAGGCTGGGTGGGTATGTCAGCTATTGCGGTATTTTATTATTTTATTCCACGTCTTTGGGGCCACCAGCAATTATGGTCTAACCGCTTGGTTAAATGGCATTTTTGGTTCGCACATACAGGTATTCTTATTTATGCGGTTGCACTATGGATCGCGGGCATTGGTCAGGGTTATATGTGGTTACAACAACAACCTAATGGTAGCTTAACCTATAGCTTTGTGGAGGCAATGAACTTTTCTTCACCATGGATGCTGGCGCGTTTTATTGGTGGTGTCAGCTTTGTCTTTGGGTTAGTGCTAATGATATACAACCTTTATCGAACCCTTAAACAGCCATTAATAACCCCATCCTCGACGGAGGAAATCAATGAACATGCTTAA
- a CDS encoding c-type cytochrome translates to MKRYLVVTFMFTTYLCFCSIAVTAAESSTNTQYSQGKEKAVVCMTCHSVDGISTIDTYPNLQGQKQAYFVAALKAYKLRQRNDGLAILMHPQADSLSDQDMLDIAYYFNHVKSEPIKNDN, encoded by the coding sequence ATGAAGCGATATTTAGTGGTTACGTTTATGTTCACAACTTATCTCTGTTTCTGTTCAATAGCCGTTACAGCCGCAGAGTCCAGTACTAACACGCAATATTCACAAGGAAAAGAAAAGGCAGTGGTATGTATGACGTGCCATAGCGTTGATGGTATTTCTACTATAGATACTTACCCTAATCTTCAGGGACAAAAACAAGCATATTTTGTTGCGGCATTAAAAGCCTATAAATTACGCCAACGTAATGACGGCTTAGCTATTCTTATGCATCCACAAGCAGATTCTTTAAGTGATCAAGACATGTTGGATATTGCTTATTATTTTAATCATGTGAAATCAGAACCTATAAAAAATGATAATTAA
- the artM gene encoding arginine ABC transporter permease ArtM produces MNEQNFWLMVQGLITSLELTAASLFVGCSLALLMTASLILRTPIIHWISRGIITLFTGTPLLVQIFLVYYGPGQFEVIRQSFVWDWLSQPWFCAMLALALNTAAYSTQLFKGAFDAIPKGQWHACRALGMNTKVTLAVLLPFAIRRAVPAYSNEVILVFKGTSLASTITIMDIMGYAQRINAQTYDTLTVFAVAGAFYLTINGILTLIFRVFEKKALAFEAVR; encoded by the coding sequence ATGAATGAACAAAATTTTTGGTTAATGGTGCAAGGGCTCATTACTAGTCTTGAATTAACCGCAGCGTCTTTATTCGTTGGCTGTAGTTTAGCGTTATTAATGACAGCAAGCTTAATATTACGAACTCCCATTATTCACTGGATCAGCCGTGGTATTATTACCCTCTTTACAGGAACACCATTATTAGTACAAATATTTTTAGTCTATTATGGCCCTGGGCAATTTGAAGTTATTCGTCAAAGCTTTGTATGGGATTGGTTAAGTCAACCTTGGTTTTGTGCCATGCTTGCATTAGCATTAAATACTGCGGCTTATAGTACTCAGTTATTTAAAGGTGCTTTTGATGCAATACCTAAAGGTCAATGGCATGCTTGCCGTGCATTAGGAATGAATACCAAGGTAACATTGGCGGTATTACTTCCTTTTGCTATTCGTCGTGCAGTTCCAGCTTACTCAAATGAAGTAATTTTAGTCTTTAAAGGCACATCGCTTGCCAGCACTATTACTATTATGGATATAATGGGTTACGCGCAGCGCATCAATGCACAAACCTATGATACCTTAACCGTATTTGCTGTTGCAGGAGCGTTCTACCTTACAATTAATGGAATACTTACATTAATCTTTCGAGTGTTTGAGAAAAAAGCACTTGCGTTTGAAGCAGTACGTTAA
- the artQ gene encoding arginine ABC transporter permease ArtQ, with translation MMLTGYSQSLLEASWMTIQLAFVSLAVGLVLAMLFAGGEMSRYRAIAWPTTFIVTILRGLPELLVVLFIFFGSGEIIFHITGEFIEISPFLSGVIALSLIFASYAAQTIRGALKAVPKGQQEAATALGISKQRTFLSIILPQAVRHALPGLTNQWLVLLKDTALVSLIGVTDLLKQAQLASAATHESFTWYATAAAVYLIITLITQRIIKIIENKFSEQDGSSTKKHKSQGVTA, from the coding sequence ATGATGTTAACGGGATATTCACAATCCCTGCTAGAAGCTAGCTGGATGACAATCCAGCTTGCTTTTGTCAGTTTAGCGGTAGGGTTAGTTTTAGCGATGTTATTTGCAGGCGGCGAAATGTCACGTTATCGTGCTATCGCGTGGCCAACAACATTTATCGTGACTATCCTCCGTGGTCTGCCTGAGCTATTAGTGGTACTTTTCATCTTTTTTGGTTCAGGCGAAATTATTTTTCACATCACGGGTGAGTTTATTGAAATTAGCCCTTTTTTATCAGGTGTTATCGCTTTATCACTTATTTTTGCTTCTTATGCTGCTCAGACTATACGGGGTGCATTAAAAGCAGTACCCAAAGGTCAGCAAGAAGCTGCAACTGCATTAGGTATTAGTAAACAACGCACTTTTTTATCTATTATTTTACCGCAAGCAGTACGTCATGCATTACCCGGTTTAACCAACCAATGGTTAGTATTATTAAAAGACACAGCATTAGTTTCATTAATTGGTGTAACTGATTTATTAAAACAAGCTCAATTAGCATCAGCAGCAACCCATGAAAGTTTTACTTGGTATGCTACCGCTGCTGCGGTGTATTTAATTATTACCTTAATTACTCAACGTATTATTAAAATAATCGAAAATAAATTCAGCGAGCAAGATGGCTCTAGTACCAAAAAACATAAAAGCCAAGGAGTAACCGCATGA
- a CDS encoding lysine/arginine/ornithine ABC transporter substrate-binding protein: MKKMLLAAIIGLASGHAMAQDLKFATEATYAPFEYMDANNQIQGFDIDIAKALCSEMKATCTFHNQAFDSLIPALKFKRYDAAISAMDITKARQQQVNFSNTYYDNAAAFVSLKNHVADKAALNGKRVGVQNGSTHQSYITDQMSDVVAVPYTSYQDAFMDMQNGRIDSVFGDTAVVAEWFKKGNGDKLSYVGKPVTNTKYFGNGFGIAVNKNNQALVEQLNKALATIKENGQYQAIFEQYFGK; the protein is encoded by the coding sequence ATGAAAAAAATGTTATTAGCAGCAATAATTGGCTTGGCATCTGGGCATGCCATGGCACAAGATCTTAAATTTGCAACAGAAGCAACTTATGCGCCATTTGAATACATGGACGCTAACAACCAAATTCAAGGTTTTGATATTGATATTGCTAAAGCCTTGTGTTCAGAAATGAAAGCAACCTGTACATTCCATAATCAAGCGTTTGATAGTCTAATTCCAGCACTTAAATTCAAACGTTATGATGCTGCAATTTCAGCAATGGACATCACCAAGGCACGTCAACAACAAGTCAATTTTAGTAATACCTATTATGACAATGCCGCTGCGTTTGTATCATTAAAAAATCACGTTGCCGATAAAGCGGCACTTAATGGTAAGCGAGTTGGTGTCCAAAATGGCTCAACACACCAGAGCTACATAACAGATCAAATGTCTGATGTTGTCGCTGTCCCTTATACCAGTTACCAAGATGCCTTTATGGATATGCAAAATGGCCGTATTGATTCAGTGTTTGGTGATACTGCCGTTGTCGCTGAATGGTTTAAGAAAGGTAATGGTGACAAACTGTCTTATGTCGGAAAACCTGTTACTAATACCAAATATTTTGGTAATGGTTTCGGTATCGCCGTAAATAAAAATAATCAGGCATTAGTAGAACAACTAAATAAAGCGCTGGCAACCATTAAAGAAAATGGTCAGTACCAAGCAATCTTTGAACAGTATTTTGGTAAATAA
- the artP gene encoding arginine ABC transporter ATP-binding protein ArtP translates to MSIQVSNINKFYGQNQVLHDVSFTCDTGDTLVLLGPSGAGKSSLLRVLNLLENATNGKLTIANNTFDFSTSISEQKGLTLRRKVGMVFQQYNLWPHKTVIDNLTEAPTKVLGVDKAIATQQALDILTQLHLADKANAWPLQLSGGQQQRVAIARALMMKPDVLLFDEPTAALDPEITSQIVKIIKDLSNTGITQVIVTHEVDFAKKVASHILYMEDGHIIEHGSNLAFTAPQTTQFAEYLNH, encoded by the coding sequence ATGAGTATTCAAGTAAGTAATATCAATAAATTTTACGGTCAAAACCAAGTACTGCATGATGTCAGCTTTACTTGTGACACTGGTGACACCCTTGTTTTATTAGGTCCAAGTGGCGCAGGAAAAAGTTCACTTCTACGGGTACTAAATCTGTTAGAAAATGCAACTAATGGCAAATTAACGATAGCTAATAATACATTTGATTTTTCAACGTCTATTTCAGAACAAAAAGGCTTAACGTTAAGACGTAAAGTTGGCATGGTGTTTCAACAATATAATCTTTGGCCACACAAAACAGTCATTGATAATTTAACGGAAGCACCAACCAAAGTATTAGGGGTAGATAAAGCCATTGCTACACAACAAGCACTTGATATTTTGACGCAATTACACCTCGCGGATAAAGCAAATGCATGGCCATTACAACTTTCAGGCGGTCAACAACAGCGGGTAGCGATTGCTCGTGCATTGATGATGAAACCTGACGTGTTGTTATTTGATGAACCAACAGCAGCGCTTGATCCAGAGATCACTAGCCAAATTGTTAAGATCATCAAAGATCTCAGTAACACAGGAATAACTCAAGTTATCGTTACCCATGAGGTCGATTTTGCAAAAAAAGTTGCAAGTCATATTTTATATATGGAAGACGGCCACATCATTGAGCATGGTAGTAATCTTGCTTTTACTGCTCCCCAAACGACCCAATTTGCAGAATATCTTAACCATTAA
- the punC gene encoding purine nucleoside transporter PunC: MKNQPSKITLFWFACLSMLGFLATDMYLPSFETIRADFATTQSLIGLSLSVFLLGMALGQVVYGPLSDRVGRIKVLVGGMVLFSLASIACSFAPNIEVFLAARFVQALGACSATVIWQAVVVDRYDGKVSERVFATIMPLVALSPALAPLLGAVLEHQLGWRSIFIALVGFGAVLAIMTLKEPESANLSQQQEKLTVKLRNDYGQILSSKKFWGNMLIFAACSAAFFAYLTGSPFVMSAMGYSGTDIGLSYAPQTVAFIVGGYGCRTLLNHFDSKKLLPWILALFFSSVLIMFVISISINVTTIWPILIPFCFLAVANGAIYPLVISAALSDFRNCSATAAGLLNFMQTMVCFAASGLVSAFAGFGLLTVTVAMFITGFIAIIGFILVTKARHQQAVIATA; this comes from the coding sequence ATGAAAAATCAACCTTCTAAAATTACCCTCTTCTGGTTTGCATGTTTAAGTATGCTAGGTTTTCTAGCAACGGATATGTATTTACCTTCGTTTGAAACGATCCGTGCCGACTTTGCTACAACCCAATCTCTTATCGGCCTTTCGCTCAGTGTATTTTTACTTGGTATGGCGTTAGGACAAGTTGTATATGGACCATTATCTGATCGTGTAGGGCGCATTAAAGTACTTGTTGGTGGTATGGTGCTATTTAGCCTTGCTTCTATTGCATGTTCATTTGCACCTAACATTGAAGTTTTCCTTGCTGCACGTTTTGTGCAAGCTTTAGGAGCATGTAGCGCAACAGTTATTTGGCAAGCCGTTGTTGTTGACCGTTACGATGGCAAAGTCTCTGAGCGTGTATTTGCAACCATCATGCCTTTAGTGGCACTGTCTCCTGCTTTAGCGCCGTTATTAGGTGCTGTACTTGAACATCAATTAGGCTGGCGTAGTATTTTTATCGCATTAGTTGGTTTTGGTGCAGTGTTAGCAATCATGACACTAAAAGAGCCTGAGAGTGCAAACCTTAGCCAACAACAAGAGAAATTAACGGTAAAACTGCGTAATGATTACGGCCAAATCCTAAGCTCTAAAAAATTCTGGGGTAACATGCTTATTTTTGCTGCATGTTCAGCCGCTTTCTTTGCTTATTTAACTGGCTCTCCTTTTGTTATGTCTGCAATGGGCTATTCAGGTACTGATATCGGTTTAAGCTACGCACCACAAACAGTTGCCTTTATTGTCGGTGGTTATGGTTGTCGTACACTACTAAATCATTTTGATAGTAAAAAACTACTGCCATGGATTTTAGCTCTGTTCTTTAGCAGCGTTTTGATTATGTTTGTGATTTCAATCTCAATCAATGTAACAACTATCTGGCCGATTCTTATTCCATTCTGCTTCCTTGCTGTTGCTAATGGTGCAATTTACCCACTGGTTATTAGTGCTGCCTTATCTGATTTTAGAAATTGTAGTGCAACCGCTGCTGGCCTACTGAACTTTATGCAAACAATGGTCTGCTTTGCGGCAAGTGGTTTAGTCTCTGCCTTTGCTGGATTTGGTTTATTAACGGTTACTGTCGCAATGTTCATCACAGGCTTTATCGCTATTATCGGTTTCATTCTGGTGACAAAAGCACGCCACCAGCAAGCAGTAATAGCAACCGCGTAA
- the punR gene encoding DNA-binding transcriptional activator PunR, translating to MFSYNDLQVIDVVARRGSFSGAAEELHKVPSAISYTVRLIEERLAVELFVRLHRQVKLTPAGEYFVEESRKIIKQMQLMKYQTQRVANGWSQNVSVALDTVVRQSRVNMLVKDFYEHFPDVELHLTMEVFNGVWDALADGRADIAIGATAAVPVGGSFDYRDMGTLTWKFVIDPQHPLATCDHPLEPHELAQYPAVCLEDTSRTLPKRITWLMDNQRRILVPNWYSAMQCLKAGLGVSVVPSHMAIPLIETGELIEKELAIKPSVSPCCLAWNTETMNPAVSWLLDYLGDSEQLHHQWVR from the coding sequence ATGTTTTCTTATAATGATCTTCAAGTTATTGACGTCGTCGCCCGTCGTGGCAGCTTTTCAGGTGCAGCGGAAGAATTACACAAAGTGCCTAGTGCTATCAGTTATACTGTTAGATTGATAGAAGAGCGTTTAGCTGTCGAATTATTTGTTCGATTACATCGACAGGTTAAACTAACGCCAGCAGGGGAGTATTTTGTTGAAGAATCCCGCAAAATAATCAAACAAATGCAGTTAATGAAATATCAAACGCAGCGGGTTGCAAATGGCTGGTCGCAAAATGTATCTGTGGCTTTAGATACCGTGGTGCGTCAAAGTCGAGTTAATATGTTAGTTAAAGACTTTTATGAACACTTTCCTGATGTTGAATTGCATCTCACCATGGAAGTATTTAATGGAGTTTGGGATGCCTTAGCAGATGGACGTGCAGATATTGCAATCGGTGCAACAGCAGCAGTGCCCGTTGGTGGCAGTTTTGATTATAGAGATATGGGAACATTAACGTGGAAGTTTGTGATTGATCCTCAGCATCCATTAGCAACATGCGATCATCCATTAGAGCCACATGAATTAGCTCAATATCCCGCTGTTTGTTTAGAAGATACTTCACGAACATTACCTAAACGGATCACATGGTTGATGGATAATCAGCGTCGAATATTAGTACCTAATTGGTACAGTGCTATGCAGTGTTTAAAAGCCGGTTTAGGCGTCAGTGTTGTACCTAGCCATATGGCAATTCCCCTAATTGAAACGGGAGAGCTCATTGAAAAAGAGTTAGCAATTAAACCGTCAGTGAGCCCTTGTTGTTTAGCATGGAATACTGAAACTATGAATCCAGCCGTAAGTTGGTTGTTAGATTATCTAGGTGATAGCGAACAGCTACATCATCAGTGGGTCCGTTAA
- a CDS encoding CDP-alcohol phosphatidyltransferase family protein yields MLDRYSITLIRQPLAKLAALPNNYGISANQITLCGFIIGLLALPALAFEHYGLALLFIIINRLFDGLDGAVARRQGITDCGGFLDITLDFLFYSLIPFGFVLADPQHNAIAGAFLIFSFIGTGSSFLAFAIMAGKRNIESPVYKQKSLYYIGGLTEGTETIACFILFCLLPQHFATIAWIFGSLCWITTTTRIWAGYHTLKN; encoded by the coding sequence ATGCTCGATCGTTACAGTATTACTCTTATACGCCAGCCATTAGCAAAACTGGCTGCATTACCTAATAATTATGGTATCAGTGCAAACCAAATAACCCTTTGTGGCTTTATTATTGGACTGCTTGCATTACCAGCCTTAGCCTTTGAGCATTATGGATTAGCGTTATTATTTATTATTATAAATCGCTTATTTGATGGTTTAGATGGTGCTGTTGCACGTCGTCAAGGTATTACCGATTGTGGTGGATTTCTTGATATTACGTTAGATTTTCTTTTTTATTCCTTGATTCCATTTGGCTTTGTATTGGCAGATCCTCAACACAATGCTATTGCTGGCGCTTTTTTAATTTTCTCTTTTATCGGTACGGGTTCAAGTTTTCTCGCCTTTGCAATTATGGCGGGAAAACGCAATATAGAAAGCCCTGTCTATAAACAAAAATCGCTGTACTACATTGGTGGTCTCACGGAAGGCACTGAAACTATTGCCTGTTTTATTTTGTTTTGTTTACTACCGCAACACTTTGCCACTATTGCATGGATTTTTGGCTCACTGTGCTGGATCACTACCACAACCCGTATTTGGGCAGGTTACCACACCCTAAAAAATTAA
- a CDS encoding ATP-binding cassette domain-containing protein, which produces MALSVSQLTLHHRNNNIVIGPLTFEVEAGKIMTLMGPSGSGKSTILSAIAGHLAADFTITGEIKLNKQSIISLAPNMRHIGIVFQDDLLFPHLNIWQNLAFGLPQEIKGRQRKHQALATLDELDLLHLQHQQAHEISGGQRARISMMRLLLSQPQAVLLDEPFSKLDKTLRSSFRQFVFDQIQHRNIPALMVTHDDDDIPQNGDISHWPWL; this is translated from the coding sequence ATGGCGCTTTCAGTATCACAATTAACCCTGCATCATCGCAATAATAATATAGTAATAGGACCATTAACTTTTGAGGTTGAAGCTGGGAAAATTATGACCTTGATGGGACCAAGCGGTAGTGGGAAATCAACAATTCTTAGTGCAATTGCCGGTCATCTCGCTGCTGACTTCACAATCACTGGTGAAATAAAGCTCAATAAGCAATCAATAATCTCGTTAGCACCTAACATGCGGCATATCGGTATTGTTTTTCAAGATGATTTACTATTCCCTCATCTTAATATTTGGCAAAATCTCGCGTTTGGATTACCGCAAGAGATTAAAGGTCGCCAACGAAAACACCAAGCGTTAGCGACATTAGATGAACTAGACTTGCTGCATTTACAACACCAACAAGCCCATGAAATTTCAGGAGGTCAACGCGCAAGGATCAGTATGATGCGATTACTATTATCACAACCTCAAGCGGTATTACTTGATGAGCCATTCAGTAAATTAGATAAAACATTGCGTTCTTCATTTCGTCAGTTTGTCTTTGATCAAATTCAACACCGCAATATCCCGGCATTAATGGTTACTCATGACGATGATGATATTCCCCAAAATGGCGATATTTCACACTGGCCTTGGTTATAA
- a CDS encoding ABC transporter permease → MLAIIFFVTLLLFATPLIIGFLGMLAPAFAWLPALNMHQPSLLGWHQLFAWPNLSDSIALTLLSGLGSTLLALWWCYLILRHYWLGPKWHKIERLLAPLLAFPHIAFVLGFGLMFSSTGWLARIWHHFGLADTLYPALIHDRYGLGLLFALAIKETPFLLLMSISILKQLDIKRLYNVSVSLGYSHQQTWRMVILPLWLPKLRLAIFAVAGYGLAVVDVALIIGPTQPSTFSMLIWQWFTDGDLTQLPRAAAGALLLFGIVIVTFGLLRLVEWWQLSYATSWQYRGVIRQSSHRIPSPVGAFFSHGLLLLPLFMLPILAIWSFALRWRFPDLLPSRYSVRFWQQQVEPLQQLIGNSVFLALISSCCALIMVILCLEYRQKYHRGISTALIAIPMVAPQLSLLFGMQTAISFVSGHYFWQWVVWSHWLYVFPYIYLTLDGPWRSYDQRLDQTARSLGLNGWQTWWRVKFPQLKPALWLAFAIGCSVSLAQYLPTQMLGAGRVSTLTTEAVTLASGQDRRISAIYGLLQGLLPLIFFTLAMIFAQRKTPQPKITR, encoded by the coding sequence ATGTTAGCCATTATATTTTTTGTCACATTATTGCTATTTGCAACTCCATTGATCATTGGCTTTCTTGGTATGCTTGCGCCTGCTTTTGCATGGCTACCCGCATTAAACATGCATCAACCATCACTATTAGGTTGGCATCAACTCTTTGCTTGGCCCAATCTGAGTGATTCTATTGCGTTAACACTACTGTCTGGATTAGGTAGCACACTGCTTGCTTTATGGTGGTGTTATTTAATATTGCGCCACTATTGGCTCGGTCCTAAATGGCATAAAATTGAACGCTTATTAGCTCCGTTACTTGCTTTTCCTCATATTGCCTTTGTACTTGGCTTTGGGCTGATGTTTTCTTCAACTGGCTGGTTGGCACGTATTTGGCATCATTTCGGCTTAGCTGATACCTTATATCCAGCGTTAATTCATGATCGTTATGGTTTAGGATTATTATTTGCTCTGGCAATTAAAGAAACCCCTTTTTTACTATTAATGAGCATCAGTATTCTTAAACAGCTTGATATAAAGCGACTCTATAATGTTTCTGTCAGCCTTGGCTACAGCCACCAGCAAACATGGCGAATGGTTATTTTACCGTTATGGCTACCGAAATTGCGTTTGGCTATTTTTGCGGTCGCAGGTTATGGACTAGCAGTGGTTGATGTTGCTTTAATTATTGGACCTACTCAACCGAGTACATTTTCAATGTTAATTTGGCAATGGTTTACTGATGGCGACTTAACCCAGCTACCACGTGCTGCTGCAGGAGCATTACTCTTATTTGGCATTGTTATCGTTACGTTCGGACTGCTACGTTTAGTGGAATGGTGGCAATTATCATACGCAACATCATGGCAATATCGTGGCGTGATTAGGCAATCATCCCATCGTATTCCCTCCCCTGTCGGTGCTTTTTTTAGTCATGGTTTATTATTGCTACCATTATTCATGCTACCTATTTTAGCAATATGGTCATTTGCCTTACGGTGGCGTTTTCCAGACTTACTACCAAGCCGTTATAGTGTCCGTTTTTGGCAACAACAAGTTGAACCACTGCAACAGCTAATCGGTAATAGTGTTTTTCTCGCGCTAATCAGTAGTTGTTGTGCTTTGATAATGGTCATTCTATGTCTTGAGTATCGCCAAAAGTATCACCGCGGGATCTCTACAGCATTGATCGCTATTCCAATGGTTGCGCCACAATTGTCATTATTATTTGGTATGCAGACAGCCATCTCTTTTGTCTCTGGTCACTATTTTTGGCAATGGGTTGTTTGGAGCCATTGGCTTTATGTTTTCCCTTATATTTATCTTACGTTAGATGGACCATGGCGCAGTTACGACCAACGCTTAGATCAAACAGCAAGAAGTTTAGGCTTAAATGGCTGGCAAACATGGTGGCGAGTTAAATTTCCACAACTCAAACCTGCATTATGGTTAGCCTTTGCTATTGGCTGTAGTGTTAGCCTTGCACAATACTTACCAACACAAATGTTAGGTGCAGGGCGTGTATCAACCTTAACCACAGAAGCTGTGACACTTGCCAGCGGTCAAGATCGGCGTATCAGTGCAATTTATGGATTATTACAGGGATTATTACCTTTGATCTTTTTTACTCTCGCGATGATTTTTGCACAACGCAAAACACCTCAACCTAAAATAACAAGGTAA